A region of Piscinibacter gummiphilus DNA encodes the following proteins:
- the mnmE gene encoding tRNA uridine-5-carboxymethylaminomethyl(34) synthesis GTPase MnmE → MLSRHSDPIVAIATASGRGAVGIVRVSGRDVSQVLKALCGRTLVPRHATYLPFLDAVGQPIDQGLALHFPAPHSYTGEDVLELQAHGGPVVLQLLLARCLEAGKSTGLRLAEPGEFTRRAFLNDKMDLAQAEAVSDLIDANTEAAARSAGRSLSGAFSHEVHGLRDALIKLRMLVEATLDFPEEDIDFLQKADARGQLDAIGKSVATVLDRARQGALLREGMQVVLAGQPNVGKSSLLNALAGAELAIVTPIPGTTRDKVSETIQISGVPVHVIDTAGLRDAGDEVERIGIARSWDAIEKADAVLFLHDLTRVGEFSYDVGDDRIAERLQSVLPSPDRLVHVFNKRDAAAPPRTEDVPGRHVVLSAQTGAGLDRLRHLLLELAGWHAQPEGVFIARARHVEALQRCQAHLATATALLQGDDPALDLLAEELRLGHDALSEITGQFTPDDLLGEIFSRFCIGK, encoded by the coding sequence ATGTTGTCTCGTCATTCGGATCCCATCGTGGCCATCGCCACGGCGTCCGGCCGGGGTGCGGTCGGCATCGTGCGTGTGTCCGGCCGCGACGTGTCGCAGGTGTTGAAGGCCCTCTGCGGCCGCACCCTCGTCCCGCGTCACGCCACCTACCTTCCGTTCCTCGACGCCGTGGGCCAGCCCATCGACCAGGGCCTCGCGCTGCACTTTCCGGCGCCCCATTCGTACACCGGCGAGGACGTGCTCGAACTGCAGGCCCACGGCGGACCGGTGGTGCTGCAGTTGCTGCTCGCACGTTGCCTCGAGGCCGGCAAAAGCACGGGCCTGCGCCTGGCCGAGCCCGGCGAGTTCACGCGGCGTGCGTTCCTCAACGACAAGATGGACCTCGCCCAGGCCGAGGCTGTCAGTGACTTGATCGATGCGAACACCGAGGCTGCCGCGCGGTCGGCGGGCCGGTCGCTGAGCGGTGCCTTCTCCCACGAGGTGCATGGCCTGCGCGATGCGCTGATCAAGCTGCGCATGCTGGTGGAGGCCACGCTCGACTTCCCCGAGGAAGACATCGACTTCCTGCAGAAGGCCGACGCCCGCGGGCAGCTCGACGCCATCGGCAAGTCCGTGGCCACCGTGCTCGACCGCGCGCGCCAGGGTGCGCTGCTGCGCGAGGGGATGCAGGTCGTTCTCGCCGGCCAGCCCAACGTGGGCAAGAGTTCGTTGCTCAACGCCCTGGCGGGGGCCGAGCTCGCGATTGTCACGCCGATTCCGGGCACCACGCGCGACAAGGTGAGCGAGACGATCCAGATCTCCGGCGTGCCGGTGCACGTCATCGACACGGCAGGCCTGCGCGACGCGGGCGACGAGGTCGAGCGCATCGGCATCGCGCGCAGCTGGGACGCGATCGAGAAGGCCGACGCGGTGCTGTTCCTGCACGACCTGACGCGTGTGGGCGAGTTCAGCTACGACGTCGGCGACGACCGCATCGCGGAGCGGCTGCAGTCCGTGCTGCCGTCCCCCGATCGGCTCGTTCACGTCTTCAACAAGCGCGACGCGGCAGCGCCGCCCCGGACCGAGGACGTGCCGGGGCGCCACGTGGTACTTTCGGCGCAGACGGGTGCGGGCCTCGACCGCCTGCGCCACCTGCTGCTCGAGCTGGCTGGCTGGCATGCGCAGCCCGAGGGTGTGTTCATCGCGCGGGCGCGGCACGTCGAGGCGCTGCAGCGCTGCCAGGCGCACCTGGCCACCGCGACGGCACTGCTGCAGGGCGACGACCCCGCGCTGGACCTGCTCGCCGAGGAGCTGCGACTGGGGCACGACGCGCTGTCGGAGATCACCGGCCAGTTCACCCCCGACGATCTGCTGGGCGAAATCTTCAGTCGCTTCTGCATCGGCAAATGA